One genomic region from Diabrotica undecimpunctata isolate CICGRU chromosome 9, icDiaUnde3, whole genome shotgun sequence encodes:
- the LOC140449770 gene encoding uncharacterized protein, giving the protein MDVRFARRFSLAEALDMVYGDEKLAEQVDNIFITPPDVNGADTDEDSANEDEGGFINNLTGRQLRAQAEIQLSSNERIGADNEEVQTDVSITSNFLICLGLKFISITVTSSSGDTRKRN; this is encoded by the exons ATGGACGTCCGTTTTGC tcgtAGATTTTCGTTAGCAGAAGCGCTAGACATGGTTTACGGTGACGAAAAATTAGCTGAGCAAgtcgataatatttttataacaccGCCAGATGTAAATGGTGCTGATACAGACGAGGATTCTGCGAATGAAGATGAAGGTGGATTCATAAATAACCTAACAG gTAGGCAGCTACGAGCGCAAGCAGAAATACAACTTTCTAGCAACGAAAGGATCGGTGCTGACAATGAAGAAGTGCAGACAGATGTAAGTATAaccagtaattttttaatttgcttaggtttaaaatttatttctattacagTTACAAGCAGTAGTGGAGACACCCGAAAGAGAAACTAG